In Anaerohalosphaeraceae bacterium, the following proteins share a genomic window:
- a CDS encoding phosphoenolpyruvate carboxykinase (GTP) gives MTQINKFIREKLDAKSLRLLEAVNNPSLHAFIEDAVRLTEPDRIRVFSDSAEDIALIRQMALNGGGEHPLKTPGHTYHFDGPNDQGRDTFSTRYLLPKDMELGASLNSIDRTEGLEEVRGFLKGSMKGKTMLICFWCLCPTNSDFSISCVQITDSPYVAHSESILYRPGYEQFKKLPPDGEFFRFLHSEGETDETGCSIHWQKRRVYIDLIADTVYSVNTQYAGNTVGLKKLALRLAIQKASKEGWLAEHMFIMGIRGPRNRTTYFVGAFPSACGKTSTAMLPGQTIIGDDIAYFRKRNGRMYCANVEQGIFGIICDVNPDDDPVIYKALVTPGEVIFGNVLIADGKPYWEGMGCEIPERGINFQGEWYKGKKDAEGKEIPPSHKNARYTLRLSALDNLDPQADNPEGVPIGAVIYGGRDSDTLVPIEQAFNWTEGIITKGASIESETTAATLGQAGVRKFNIMANQDFVSIPLGRYIQNNLDFADGVSNPPPIFSVNYFLRDEKNEFLTGKLDKMVWLLWAERRAHNELDAIKTPTGWIPRYEDLVPLFREKLGKTYTKEAYQKQFTIRVDKLIEKFDRVEKIYRDKVPDTPQIVYDTFENVRQRLRSARRHYGPLISPFDLTA, from the coding sequence ATGACCCAAATTAATAAGTTCATCAGAGAAAAACTGGACGCAAAGAGTCTTCGTCTTCTGGAAGCTGTCAACAACCCCTCTCTCCATGCCTTCATCGAAGACGCTGTCAGACTAACGGAACCGGATAGAATTCGGGTCTTCAGCGACAGTGCGGAAGACATAGCTCTGATCCGTCAAATGGCCCTCAACGGCGGCGGCGAACACCCCCTCAAAACCCCCGGGCATACCTACCACTTCGACGGCCCCAATGACCAGGGACGAGACACGTTCAGCACCCGCTATCTGCTTCCGAAAGATATGGAGCTGGGGGCCAGCTTAAACTCCATTGACCGCACCGAGGGTCTGGAGGAGGTCCGCGGGTTCCTAAAGGGCTCGATGAAAGGCAAGACAATGCTCATCTGCTTCTGGTGCCTTTGCCCGACCAACTCCGACTTCTCGATTTCCTGCGTCCAGATTACAGATTCTCCCTATGTTGCTCACAGCGAAAGTATTCTGTATCGGCCGGGCTACGAACAGTTCAAAAAACTGCCGCCCGATGGAGAGTTCTTCCGCTTCCTTCATTCCGAAGGCGAAACGGATGAAACCGGCTGCTCGATTCACTGGCAGAAGCGGCGGGTCTATATCGATCTGATTGCCGACACCGTCTATTCCGTCAACACGCAGTATGCCGGCAACACCGTGGGACTGAAAAAACTGGCCCTGCGGCTGGCCATCCAGAAAGCCAGCAAAGAGGGCTGGCTGGCGGAACATATGTTCATCATGGGCATCCGCGGCCCCCGGAATCGAACCACGTATTTTGTCGGGGCTTTTCCCTCGGCCTGCGGAAAGACCTCCACGGCGATGCTGCCGGGACAGACCATCATCGGAGACGACATCGCCTATTTCCGCAAACGGAACGGCCGGATGTACTGCGCGAATGTCGAGCAGGGCATCTTCGGCATTATCTGTGATGTCAATCCGGACGACGATCCGGTTATTTACAAAGCCCTCGTCACGCCGGGTGAAGTCATCTTCGGCAACGTCCTCATCGCCGACGGAAAGCCCTATTGGGAAGGAATGGGCTGCGAGATTCCTGAACGCGGCATCAATTTTCAGGGGGAATGGTACAAAGGCAAAAAAGATGCAGAGGGCAAAGAGATTCCGCCCTCACACAAAAACGCCCGCTACACCCTTCGGCTGTCGGCCCTGGATAATCTGGACCCGCAGGCGGATAACCCGGAAGGCGTTCCCATCGGCGCAGTGATTTACGGCGGCCGCGACAGTGACACCCTTGTGCCCATCGAGCAGGCCTTCAACTGGACTGAGGGAATCATCACCAAAGGCGCATCCATCGAATCGGAGACGACAGCCGCCACACTCGGTCAGGCCGGCGTTCGGAAGTTCAACATCATGGCCAATCAGGATTTTGTGTCGATTCCTCTTGGCCGCTATATCCAGAACAACCTCGATTTTGCCGACGGTGTAAGCAATCCGCCTCCGATTTTCTCCGTCAATTATTTCCTGCGGGACGAAAAAAATGAGTTTCTCACGGGAAAACTGGACAAAATGGTCTGGCTGCTTTGGGCGGAGCGGCGGGCTCACAACGAACTGGATGCCATCAAAACCCCGACCGGCTGGATTCCCCGGTATGAGGACCTGGTGCCGCTCTTCCGCGAAAAGCTCGGCAAAACCTACACCAAAGAAGCGTATCAAAAACAGTTCACCATCCGTGTGGACAAACTGATTGAAAAGTTTGACCGCGTGGAGAAAATTTATCGGGACAAAGTGCCGGATACACCACAGATTGTTTATGACACCTTCGAAAACGTCCGGCAGCGTCTGCGGTCGGCCCGCAGACATTACGGCCCGCTCATCAGCCCGTTTGATTTGACAGCGTAA
- the groES gene encoding co-chaperone GroES produces the protein MKIRPLADKVLIQRVEAENKTAGGIVLPDTAKEKPRRGKVIAVGEGKLLEDGKRAEMTVKKGQEVLFASYAGTEIKIDGKEYLIMDESDIMAIIES, from the coding sequence ATGAAGATTCGGCCCTTAGCAGACAAGGTGCTTATCCAGAGAGTGGAAGCGGAAAACAAAACAGCCGGAGGGATTGTGCTGCCGGATACGGCCAAGGAAAAACCCCGAAGGGGCAAAGTGATTGCAGTCGGAGAGGGCAAGCTTCTGGAGGACGGCAAGAGGGCGGAGATGACCGTCAAGAAAGGCCAGGAAGTCCTGTTTGCCAGTTATGCGGGAACTGAAATCAAAATTGACGGCAAAGAGTATCTGATTATGGACGAATCGGATATCATGGCCATCATCGAATCGTAA
- a CDS encoding type II secretion system protein: protein MDTKGHPKRAFTLLELLVVMAVMAMLVAIIVPSLKKARAKSQEVICRSNQRQWGLVFLSYTQDNNGRFWIEYNSNQNPELQQGQWMPILSPYYGEIDKIRLCPSAAQPHPDPAARGYGATFAYWGDTGDGGALMRGHRLTNSTDKNYGSYGINWWINDVNPPKHIGWRYKPQLHWRGPAMASSATALIPMIMDCVWFGTNPENTDADPTENVSIVTATYWEDIRSFSGEIWQNDISRLLINRHNKGINVGFMDGSAKKVYLWDLLQLKWHKQSHPEQLNISWLSR, encoded by the coding sequence ATGGATACCAAAGGACATCCAAAAAGGGCGTTTACGCTTTTGGAGCTGCTGGTTGTGATGGCTGTGATGGCCATGCTGGTTGCGATTATCGTGCCTTCGCTCAAGAAGGCCCGGGCGAAATCCCAGGAGGTCATCTGCCGTTCCAACCAGCGCCAATGGGGACTTGTCTTTTTGTCTTATACGCAGGACAACAACGGGCGTTTCTGGATTGAATACAACTCCAATCAAAATCCGGAACTCCAGCAGGGGCAGTGGATGCCGATTTTGTCGCCATATTACGGCGAAATTGACAAAATCCGCCTCTGCCCTTCGGCTGCACAGCCCCATCCGGACCCAGCGGCTCGGGGCTATGGGGCCACATTTGCTTATTGGGGCGATACCGGCGACGGCGGAGCTTTGATGCGGGGGCATCGGCTGACCAATTCCACAGATAAGAACTACGGCAGTTACGGCATCAACTGGTGGATTAATGATGTCAACCCGCCCAAACACATCGGGTGGCGCTACAAACCTCAGCTGCACTGGAGGGGCCCGGCCATGGCCTCGTCCGCAACGGCCCTGATTCCAATGATTATGGATTGTGTGTGGTTTGGCACGAACCCGGAGAATACGGATGCAGACCCGACCGAAAACGTCAGTATTGTTACGGCAACATACTGGGAGGATATCCGTTCTTTCAGCGGCGAAATCTGGCAGAATGATATTTCCCGTCTGCTGATTAACCGGCACAACAAGGGCATTAATGTCGGTTTTATGGACGGCTCCGCCAAGAAGGTCTATCTGTGGGACCTGCTGCAGCTGAAATGGCACAAACAGTCTCATCCGGAACAGCTCAATATTTCCTGGCTGAGCCGCTGA
- the groL gene encoding chaperonin GroEL (60 kDa chaperone family; promotes refolding of misfolded polypeptides especially under stressful conditions; forms two stacked rings of heptamers to form a barrel-shaped 14mer; ends can be capped by GroES; misfolded proteins enter the barrel where they are refolded when GroES binds) produces MAAKKIAYNTEARAAIREGIRKLARAVKITLGPCGRNVIIEKSFGSPTVTKDGVTVAKEIELEDAYENMGAQMVKEVASKTSNVAGDGTTTATILAEAIFEEGLKNITAGANPIQVKRGIDKAVEAIVEELKKMSIPVESSKQIEQVATCSANHDAQIGKTLAEAMEKVGKDGVITVEEGQSLETTVELLEGMQFDKGYLSPHFITNPEERTCVLEKPYILIHEKKISSVKSLVPILEKVAKQGRPLLIIAEDVEGEALATLVVNKLRGVLQVCAVKAPGFGDRRKAMLQDIAILTGATALFEDLGIQLENVELSQLGQAKRVTVDKDTTTIVEGAGKTEDIKGRIEQIKKEIEASTSEYDIEKLQERLAKLAGGVAQINVGAATEAEMKEKKARVEDALHACRAAVEEGILPGGGVAMLRCLPALDKIQCVGDESIGVDIVRRAVFAPIKQIAYNAGLDGSIVAQKVLESKDKNFGYDAVRKEYGDMIKFGVIVPTKVERTALQNGASIASLLLTTDAVVSEIPEKKETHSHGGGY; encoded by the coding sequence ATGGCAGCCAAAAAGATCGCATACAATACGGAAGCCCGAGCGGCCATTCGCGAGGGAATTCGCAAACTGGCCCGTGCTGTAAAGATTACGCTGGGGCCGTGCGGCCGCAACGTCATCATTGAAAAATCCTTCGGCTCTCCGACCGTCACCAAAGACGGTGTCACGGTCGCCAAAGAAATCGAACTCGAAGACGCCTATGAAAACATGGGCGCTCAGATGGTCAAGGAAGTGGCCTCCAAGACATCCAACGTCGCCGGCGACGGAACCACCACGGCGACGATACTGGCCGAGGCCATCTTTGAGGAGGGGCTCAAGAATATTACCGCCGGCGCTAATCCCATTCAGGTCAAGCGCGGCATCGACAAGGCCGTCGAGGCGATTGTCGAAGAACTCAAGAAGATGTCGATTCCCGTCGAGTCCAGCAAGCAGATTGAGCAGGTGGCTACATGTTCGGCCAACCATGATGCGCAAATCGGCAAGACCCTGGCGGAGGCGATGGAGAAGGTCGGCAAGGACGGCGTGATTACCGTCGAGGAAGGCCAGTCGCTGGAGACGACGGTCGAACTGCTCGAAGGTATGCAGTTTGACAAGGGGTATCTGAGCCCGCACTTTATCACCAATCCGGAAGAGCGGACCTGTGTGCTCGAAAAGCCCTATATCCTGATTCACGAAAAGAAAATCAGCTCCGTCAAGTCGCTGGTTCCGATTCTCGAAAAGGTGGCCAAGCAGGGTCGGCCGCTGCTGATTATCGCCGAGGATGTCGAGGGCGAGGCCCTGGCGACGCTGGTGGTCAACAAGCTCCGCGGCGTCCTGCAGGTCTGTGCGGTCAAGGCGCCCGGCTTCGGCGATCGGCGCAAGGCCATGCTCCAGGATATCGCCATCCTCACCGGCGCCACAGCCCTGTTTGAGGATTTGGGCATCCAGCTGGAGAATGTCGAGCTCAGCCAGCTCGGTCAGGCCAAGCGCGTCACGGTGGACAAGGACACCACGACCATTGTCGAGGGGGCCGGCAAGACCGAGGATATCAAGGGCCGCATCGAACAGATTAAGAAGGAAATCGAGGCCTCGACCAGCGAGTATGATATTGAAAAGCTCCAGGAGCGGCTGGCCAAGCTGGCCGGCGGCGTCGCCCAGATTAACGTCGGGGCGGCCACCGAGGCCGAGATGAAGGAAAAAAAGGCCCGCGTGGAAGATGCGCTCCATGCCTGCCGGGCGGCGGTCGAAGAAGGCATTCTGCCGGGCGGCGGGGTCGCGATGCTGCGGTGTCTGCCGGCGCTGGATAAGATTCAGTGCGTCGGCGATGAGTCGATCGGCGTCGATATTGTCCGCCGGGCGGTCTTTGCTCCGATTAAGCAGATTGCCTACAACGCCGGACTGGACGGCTCCATCGTGGCCCAGAAGGTTCTTGAGTCCAAAGACAAGAACTTCGGCTATGATGCCGTCCGCAAGGAGTACGGCGATATGATTAAATTCGGCGTGATTGTGCCGACCAAAGTGGAGCGCACGGCGCTGCAGAACGGAGCGTCGATTGCGTCGCTGCTGCTGACGACGGATGCGGTTGTCAGCGAAATACCCGAAAAGAAAGAAACCCATTCGCACGGCGGCGGATATTAA